A region of Vigna radiata var. radiata cultivar VC1973A chromosome 10, Vradiata_ver6, whole genome shotgun sequence DNA encodes the following proteins:
- the LOC106775661 gene encoding enhancer of mRNA-decapping protein 4, whose translation MASSGNLNQQQQQQPQQQQPQTTHFDFNKLFKTPPPAASAASPSIPNPSNLNSSPSFPSPSPSTPPPSSYPTPSSSYPPPTGTYPYHHPHFLPYPALHHQQQHQEHPLILHHLPQMHAPQRPTIFPPPSPSPSSPHLPSSPNPTTGARLMALLGTQNPPSNQEPSVVYSSPSGTSSSPMVSDFSVPPNPSGLPSTQLSGSPVNLASPQSTPTRMLSTKLPKGRHLIGEHAVYDIDVRMPGEVQPQLEVTPITKYASDPGLVLGRQIAVNKSYICYGLKLGAIRVLNINTALRYLLRGHTQRVTDMAFFAEDLHLLASASTDGRIFVWKINEGPDEDDKPQITGKVILALQILGESESVHPRVCWHPHKQEILMVAIGNRILKIDSMKAGRGETFSAEEPLKCSIDKLIDGVHLVGKHDGNVTELSMCQWMKSRLASASADGTVKIWEERKATPLAVLRPHDGKPVNSVTFLTAPHRPEHIVLITAGPLNQEVKIWVSDNEEGWLLPSDSESWHCIQTLDIRSSSESNSEDAFFNQVVALPRAGLFLLANAKKNTIYAVHIEYGSNPTATRMDYIAEFTVTMPILSLTGTSDNLPDGEHIVQIYCVQTQAIQQYGLNLSQCLPPPLDNVELEKTESNLSRSFDAIDGSTNLETGNMPQVHSSSSESAPVASLVVNLPSSDISVLPPEASISSISEAETKANDVPSRNGFEHIQSAPPPLPQSPRLSHKLSGLKNSSNSLETSSTTADHSSDQTNLDSSSERKMESEKDMADVPASGDNLRKDDKVLSNDVSVVSNTQATYKHPTHLVTPSEIFSKTALSSENPHTSQGMNVQDVVARSDTENIEVDVKVIGEMGSNQESTESERDRDSHTNVTEKKEKLFYSQASDLGIQMARETYYDIEAARQADNIKTIDAPSQSCNSVEEEVQDTSKDVPTNISESETMTTTVQSPAPSVKGKRQKGKTSHLSGASSASPSPFNSADSSNDQGGNSGGSSIEATLSQLPAMQEMMGQLLSMHKEMQKQMNAMVSVPVTKEGKRLEGSLGRNMEKVVKAHTDALWARLQEENAKQEKLERDRTQQITNLISNYVNKDMVSILEKIIKKEISSIGTTITRSLSQVIEKTISSAITESFQKGVGDKALNQLEKSVGSKLEATVSRQIQTQFQTSGKQALQEGLKTSLEASVVPAFEMSCKAMFEQIDVAFQNGLVKHTAAIQQQFDSTYSPLAMTLRDTINSASSITQTLSGQLADGQRKLLEIAANSKVTVDPFVAQTNNGLHEMTEDPTKELSRLISERKFEEAFTGALHRSDVSLVSWLCSQVDLSGILAMVPLPLSQGVLLSLLQQLSCDISTDTPRKLAWMTDVAAAINPTDPRIAAHVRRILDQVSHTLGHHRNLPTTSPSEASTIRLLMHVINSVLLSCK comes from the exons ATGGCTTCATCCGGGAATCTAAAtcaacagcagcagcagcaacctcaacaacaacaaccacaaacaacccattttgatttcaataagCTTTTCAAGACTCCACCACCAGCAGCATCAGCAGCATCACCCTCTATCCCTAATCCTTCAAATTTGAACTCTTCTCCATCATTCCCTTCTCCTTCGCCTTCCACACCCCCTCCTTCTTCCTACCCTACCCCCTCTTCCTCCTACCCTCCGCCGACTGGCACATACCCTTATCATCACCCTCACTTTCTCCCCTATCCAGCCCTTCACcaccaacaacaacaccaaGAGCACCCTCTTATCCTTCACCACCTCCCTCAAATGCATGCCCCTCAAAGACCCACTATTTTCCCACCcccttctccttctccctccTCACCACACCTTCCTTCATCCCCCAATCCCACAACCGGTGCTCGCCTCATGGCATTGCTGGGCACCCAAAACCCTCCCTCCAATCAGGAACCATCGGTTGTGTACTCATCTCCTTCTGGCACATCTTCATCACCCATGGTTTCTGATTTTTCAGTGCCACCAAACCCTTCAGGGTTGCCATCCACACAGCTCTCAGGCTCTCCTGTGAATCTGGCTAGTCCTCAGTCCACTCCTACCAGGATGCTCAGCACCAAGCTGCCCAAGGGGCGCCACTTGATTGGAGAGCATGCTGTGTATGACATTGATGTTAGGATGCCTGGGGAGGTGCAGCCTCAGCTTGAAGTCACTCCAATCACCAAGTATGCTTCTGATCCCGGTCTTGTGCTTGGACGCCAAATCGCGGTGAATAAGTCTTATATATGCTATGGACTCAAACTTGGGGCCATCCGGGTGCTTAATATCAATACTGCATTGAGATATTTGCTTCGAGGTCATACTCAG AGGGTGACAGACATGGCATTCTTCGCTGAGGATCTTCACCTGTTGGCCAG TGCTAGCACTGATGGGAGAATATTTGTATGGAAAATTAATGAGGGCCCTGATGAGGACGACAAGCCTCAAATTACTGGAAAAGTTATCCTAGCACTTCAAATATTAGGAGAGAGTGAGTCTGTTCATCCAAGAGTATGCTGGCATCCCCACAAACAA GAGATTTTAATGGTTGCTATTGGAAACCGTATCCTCAAAATCGATAGTATGAAAGCTGGAAGAGGTGAAACTTTTTCTGCAGAGGAACCTCTTAAATGTTCCATTGATAAGTTGATTGATGGGGTGCATCTTGTTGGTAAGCATGATGGCAATGTGACTGAGTTGTCAATGTGCCAATGGATGAAGAGTCGATTAGCTTCAGCTTCAGCTGATGGCACG GTGAAGATATGGGAAGAACGAAAGGCAACACCACTTGCTGTTTTAAGACCACATGACGGTAAACCTGTAAATTCTGTGACATTCTTGACTGCTCCTCATCGTCCCGAGCACATTGTTCTTATCACAGCG GGTCCACTAAATCAGGAAGTGAAGATATGGGTCTCTGATAATGAGGAAGGCTGGCTATTGCCTAGTGATTCTGAGTCATGGCATTGTATTCAGACTTTAGACATAAGAAGTTCGTCTGAATCCAACTCCGAGGATGCATTCTTTAATCAAGTTGTAGCATTGCCCCGTGCTGGTTTGTTTCTGCTTGCAAATgccaagaaaaatacaatatatgCTGTGCACATAGAGTACGGATCTAATCCAACTGCTACCCGCATGGATTACATTGCTGAGTTCACAGTCACAATGCCTATATTAAGTCTTACAGGAACCAGTGATAATTTACCAGATGGAGAGCATATTGTGCAGATATATTGTGTCCAAACACAAGCTATTCAACAGTATGGACTCAATTTGTCACAATGTTTGCCTCCACCCTTGGACAATGTTGAACTTGAGAAAACAGAATCCAATTTATCACGTTCTTTTGATGCTATTGATGGATCGACTAATCTGGAAACTGGAAATATGCCACAAGTTCATTCTAGCAGTTCTGAAAGTGCTCCTGTTGCGAGCCTCGTTGTAAATTTGCCTTCATCAGATATTTCAGTTCTACCACCTGAAGCTTCTATATCTTCTATATCAGAAGCAGAGACCAAGGCTAATGATGTACCTTCTCGTAATGGTTTTGAACACATTCAAAGTGCTCCACCTCCACTTCCTCAGAGTCCAAGATTGTCCCATAAGTTATCTGgtttgaaaaattcatcaaatagTTTAGAGACTAGTTCTACAACTGCTGACCATAGCAGTGACCAGACAAATCTTGATTCTTCATCTGAACGGAAAATGGAGTCTGAAAAAGATATGGCAGATGTGCCTGCATCAGGTGACAATTTAAGAAAGGATGATAAAGTTCTTtcaaatgatgtttctgtgGTTTCTAATACCCAAGCAACATATAAACACCCAACCCATTTGGTAACTCCATCTGAGATATTCTCTAAAACTGCTTTATCTTCTGAGAATCCCCATACTTCTCAAGGTATGAATGTTCAAGATGTGGTTGCCCGTAGTGATACAGAAAACATTGAAGTAGATGTTAAAGTTATAGGGGAGATGGGTTCTAATCAAGAAAGTACTGAGAGTGAAAGAGACAGAGACTCTCACACCAATGTTActgagaagaaagagaagttaTTTTATTCTCAGGCCTCTGATCTAGGCATTCAGATGGCTAGAGAGACTTATTATGACATTGAGGCAGCTCGTCAAGCTGATAACATTAAGACCATTGATGCACCTAGTCAAAGTTGTAACTCTGTTGAGGAAGAAGTTCAAGACACAAGTAAGGATGTACCTACAAATATCAGTGAATCAGAAACCATGACTACTACTGTGCAATCACCTGCACCTTCTGTGAAAGGTAAAAGACAAAAAGGGAAAACTTCACATTTGTCTGGTGCATCTTCTGCTTCTCCCAGTCCTTTTAATTCAGCAGATTCATCAAACGATCAAGGTGGAAATTCAGGAGGATCATCTATAGAAGCTACCTTATCACAGTTACCTGCTATGCAGGAGATGATGGGCCAG TTGTTAAGCATGCATAAAGAAATGCAAAAGCAGATGAATGCAATGGTTTCTGTTCCAGTCACTAAGGAAGGCAAAAGATTAGAAGGATCCTTGGGTCGAAACATGGAGAAAGTTGTCAAGGCTCACACTGATGCTTTGTGGGCTAGATTACAGGAAGAAAATGCAAAGCAAGAAAAGCTAGAGCGAGACCGGACACAGCAAATAACAAATTTGATCTCCAATTATGTAAACAAAGATATGGTATCTATATTGGAGAAAATCATTAAGAAGGAAATATCTTCAATTGGAACAACCATTACTCGTTCATTAAGTCAAGTTAtagagaaaacaatatcttcAGCTATTACAGAATCATTCCAG AAGGGGGTGGGAGACAAGGCATTGAATCAACTAGAAAAATCAGTTGGTTCAAAACTTGAAGCTACTGTGTCTAGGCAGATACAGACACAATTTCAAACCTCTGGCAAGCAAGCTCTTCAG GAGGGACTTAAGACTAGTTTGGAAGCTTCAGTTGTTCCGGCATTTGAGATGTCTTGCAAGGCTATGTTTGAGCAAATTGATGTTGCTTTTCAAAATGGACTTGTGAAGCACACAGCTGCTATTCAACAGCAGTTTGATTCTACTTATTCTCCTCTAGCCATGACGTTGAGG GATACAATTAATTCAGCATCATCAATCACCCAAACTTTGAGTGGACAATTGGCTGATGGCCAACGTAAACTGTTAGAAATTGCAGCTAACTCCAAAGTAACAGTGGATCCCTTTGTTGCACAAACTAACAATGGCTTGCATGAGATG ACTGAGGATCCTACCAAAGAACTATCAAGGTTGATAAGTGAGAGAAAATTTGAGGAAGCCTTTACAGGAGCCCTTCATAGAAGTGACGTTTCATTAGTTTCTTGGTTATGTTCTCAG GTTGATTTATCTGGCATTTTGGCAATGGTGCCGTTGCCATTAAGCCAAGGAGTACTTCTGTCTCTTCTACAACAGTTGTCCTGTGACATCAGTACAGACACACCCCGAAAATTGGCATGGATGACAGATGTGGCAGCTGCCATAAACCCGACAGATCCAAGGATTGCAGCACATGTGCGGCGAATATTAGATCAAGTGTCCCACACACTTGGCCATCATCGGAATTTACCTACTACCTCCCCTTCTGAAGCGAGCACAATCCGCCTTCTCATGCATGTCATAAACTCGGTGTTGTTGAGCTGTAAATGA